CATCTTACGAATATGGATTCGGACAGGAAATTCGCGCTGCGTTCGAAAAGAAAGGTCGCAAACTGAGTTCATGGGAAGTGGATGCTTTGTTTGATGCGTTTGAGAAGCTGCCGCTTTGGAGGCCGATGGTTGAAAAAGCCCGCAATAAGATGGCCAGCCGGGACCTCGCCTTTCGGGATGCTCTGCACCATCAATTAAAGGAATATATAACCCCCGTTCAGCGAGAAGAGTTTGAACGATTCCTTGGAGAAAAGAGTAAGGAACTTGCCGAACGGCTAGAAGATGCAAAGGATGTGATGAAACGCTTGAAGGAGCGCTCGTAGTGCCTGAACTGGTTTACATTACGCTGGACCAAGCCATTGAAATCCACCGCAAAACAGTGGAGGTGAGTGGTGGCGGCGCCCTGGGTGCTTTGAATCTGGGACAACTAGAAAGCGTTTTGGAAAACATTCAAAATGACCTCTATTACCCGACCTTCGAAGACAAGCTGACGCACCTGTTTTTCAGTGCGAATAAATTTCACTGTTTTGAAGATGGAAACAAGCGTATCGCGTTATCGCTGGGCGCCCAGTTTCTGTTGCTGAACGGTTATGTGT
The DNA window shown above is from Desulfuromonas sp. and carries:
- a CDS encoding type II toxin-antitoxin system death-on-curing family toxin; this encodes MPELVYITLDQAIEIHRKTVEVSGGGALGALNLGQLESVLENIQNDLYYPTFEDKLTHLFFSANKFHCFEDGNKRIALSLGAQFLLLNGYVFVATRFMREMENISYHVAAGRISKELLRTILDEVLNEAELSEATKLAIFNALTAGEDAE